A segment of the Scomber japonicus isolate fScoJap1 chromosome 5, fScoJap1.pri, whole genome shotgun sequence genome:
cacgtttgtttgttttttgtatttaatcaaTTTGACTGTTGTATCAATGCACATTTATACTTTCATTCATGCTGTAGTATTATCACTCAAATAGCCATGCAGCAGCAACTTACGGTTCTGGTTTGGTTTGGTGCTGTCTGATCCGCTGAGCTCTGAGTCCACAGGAGAACTGCATCTAGGACCTGTTTCAGAGCTGGAGACACATGTCACACAGATTGGTAGCCTTTCCCTTGAATGCTATCATGGGGAAGGCTGCAGCTCTACTAATATATGCAATACTTTTTAAATGCAACTCCATCTTTTAACACACCAccattttttaatgaaaccTATTACAACAATGGAGCAAATGACCTGCTAATCTGATCCATGATTCATTATaaacattttggttttggtaaATATGCCCTCGCTGTCACACTACTTTACCCGTGCTAGAACCACAAATACACTAAGGCCAAAGCTAcaaatcaaaattaaaataatgcattGATCATTGCCATCTGCATGTTATTATCCAGAGACGTACACCAATGTCCAGGCCCAAACATGACAAACCCGAGTGTGGACCTGTTGAGCTGGGACTGTTTGGAGCTGGCACGCAGTGCGAGGTGGCGTTGGCGTTTACGAGTGCCTGGGCTTTACCAAACTCTGGCAATTGTCCAGAGGCATCAAGTGCAGGTACATACACAACAAACACTTCTCCATCTATCCAAGTGGATGGAGAGTATCCGTCAAACCCTCATCATACGAACCCACATACGCATCAAAAACACAATCCAACCAGGAAGTTTGCAACAGCGGAGAGGATAAATCCAGCAATTAAAAAACACCGGAAGTGgaatttttttcaaattgtcaATCACTCTAAAGTAATCTGGTGTTCTCAGGATAAACCCCAGGGACTGCTAGATGgacatttgaatatttaaagCATCTAATCAAAAACTGATCAAGTTCATCACCTTCTCAGACATTCAAATTTAGATTTGCTATGCTTGACTGAAACGTGGCTTCACAAAAACTCACCTTCAGCTGCACTGATTGCACCAGGTTACAAGTTTCTTACAAAAAAGACAGACCCAATATGAAAGGGGGCAGGGTCCTGATTTACATGAGAGAGTCCATTCaatgtaatgaaaacaaatggcCCAGCAACATGAATTTGGAATGTATTGGTCTAAACATAACACTATCACaagaaatgttttgaaatgatcTTGTTGCATTATATCATCCACCATTTCCTAACAATGAGTTTTATAAAAACTTTCGTGATACACTATAAGTTTGTAATTTGAAGAAACAGGTACTTATTCTGGGATATTTTAACATAAACTGGGAGGATAAGACAACTAGGAAAAGCCTCAACTGACTTTTCACCTGAACAACACCTTTTCCCTGCATCCAATGCAGTTTGTATTTAGAGCCAAACACTCTACATAGATGATCAACTGCTTCTTTATAGAGAAAGTTAAAACATTACTGGATAAGGGTGgtgttgttggggctgtgttTATAGACCTTAGGAAAGCATTTGACACTGTAAATcatgctgtcctcctctctgacttATCTTCTTTAAAATCTCACCAGATGCCCTTAGTTGGATGGAGTCTTACCTCTCCAACCGATCGCAAATTGTTAGAGTTGATCATCATCAATCTACTGCTCTCAGCTTTCCCACTGGTGTCAAACAAGTATCCATGTTGGGCCCACTCCTATTTAGCATATATGTAAATGATCTGCCATCTGTTTGCCCTGAGATAGAGACTGTAATGTACGCCGATGACACTGTATATGTACACAGCAATACAAAAAGTCAGGTTGCCTCCAATCTTAACTAATGCAATGACTTATATTACTGAATGGTTAAACCACTGCTGTCTACAACTAAATGTGTCAAAAACCACAAGCATGTATTTTACTAAGAAAACCAGTAATACTGTTGAGCCACACATACTTGTACTTGGACAAAGACTAGAAATTGACAAAGAGGTCAATTACTTTGGGATTGTGATAGATTCTTATCTAACTCTGATTAAGAAGGTTTGCTACAGGGTAAAGTAAAATCTGGCAAATAATAGATATATTAGGAATTGTATGTCAACTGAGGCCACTACAATGTACATGAATGCCATGATCATATCACACCTAATTTACTGTTTAACAAGTCGGTCACAGGCAAGCAGCTCAACCTTGAGACCACTGGAATCACTATATAAACAAACCATGAAAACTCTCAACAAGAAACCTTATAGTTTCACCACTGCAACATACTGGAAAAATATCATCTTTTGAGCTAGGAAAACCAaatgaaatacacaaacatatgcctcatttacaaaataattcATGGTCTGGTCTAGTAAATCTGCCTTCTCAATCAAAGCAGCACTTGAATGGAATGTTGTACCAGTCCACATCAGGGACATTACCACTTACAGGTCTTTTTCTAGACAGTTGAGAACATGGCTCATATGTCTCCAATTCTGTCGGCACTAATCTGGATGAACCCATCACCTTACAAAACTGTTGCTAAAACTGCTGCCCTGTCGCTcatatttgttttatctgtttttacttGTTCCTGCTAGTCCATCTTTGTGTATGctgttaaaatgtcttgttgCCTGACCTGCCTTAGTGTTTTTCTTATGTCTATCCCTGTTTATGCAGTTGAATTGCCCTGTTGTGTTACTGTTGTCCTGTTTCTTATTTGATTGTTGCTCATATGTGCTATGCTTACATCTATGTTTGCGCACATTTGTTCTTGCTTATGTCTGCTCCTGTCAAGCTGTTCTGTAACTGTCTGCTTGTTGCTTTGTTCAGACATATGTTGCCTTCCTTTTACTGTGTGCTGCTTATGTCACTTATGTGTTTCATACTTATTGTAACTTATTTGTCTTATAATGTTTATAAACTAGCCTTtgggctaattctggcatattttattaatatgcactgttcctgacaaataaactaataaaataaaaaataaaataaatacgaAAGCCTGCAGAAAACAGTACAGCCAATGCgcgaaagacagacagacactttCTCCATTAtactgtgtgtctttatgtttgAAGTATTCTTTGGAAACAGTTTTGGGCATAAAGTTTTGAAGGTCACATACCTTTAACATTTCTTATTCCTATCCTTCATTGTTGATTAGGGACACACAAAAAATTTCACCATTGATTTATGATTGGTATTGCAAAATCACCCCTGAATACTCATGAAAAAAACTTTCTTTGgcaagagagacaaaaaaagaaaaaggaaacaataTAACTCAGGGCGGTGTGATACACAAAGCACCATATGAGTGATGTACAtagcatcattttttttttttcatttttcaattaaaatattatCCAATGTCTTGTTTAAGCTTTGAGTAAACCGGTCATGCTGGAACTTTTCTTCAGATATaacatatttatcatttaattaaCATAACAAGTTGTTAATTATTGAGTCAGtgtgttattttatcatttctgaATAAATAATAGATGTACCTCTTTGAGATGGTGTGGTGGCCACTTCAGTTGCTGTCCACCAGTGTTAGTAATTTTGCTTACTTTTTCTTTACACAAACATTTTCAGATAAATACATAACACATAGTCTTTTGCAGCCATCTTGAAGATGGGGAAAAGGGGAAGGCTGGAAAAACACCACAGCCTAAAatttctgtttgatttgttaatggactatttttttttaaatattttatttcttggTAGATAGATTTGAGTTAACTTAGTTAgttaatttagtttattataGATGATTTGAGGGTTTAATTGTGGGTCAGTGTCCTCCCTTTTGTATCTGTGTTGGACTAGTCCACTTGTATATAACCCCTGTGTTTCACTTGTTAGTTAGGTTAGTTTTGATTGTGTTGCCTTACGTTGGAGCCTTAGTTTCCTTATTGTTTATTTGACCTCAGGTTTGTGGGCCCAATTTATATTCTTTTTCTAGTTATTTAAAAATTACTTTGTAaactttttggatttttggtctactttaattaaaaatgtttcctttttacaCCAGTGTCCTTTGTCTACCTGCTTGGTCCCTGACAGTTGGTattctaaaaatgaaaatgtattacaaAATTACTACTAGCACATATCTTATCAGTAGTTTCATCAAAATAAAACCCTACTCCTTACTCCAGGCTATTTCTCATACCGGCTCCACATATTTAAAGAAAACCCAGACTCACCAACAGAAAGGCTGGAAGTCGGTGAACTTGGCCCAGCCcttctcctctgcctctgtGGCAGCTGGCTGGGAGAATGAAGTGTCCCAGGCTGCAAATCCCACACCTGCTGCAGGAGCCTTTGAGTTCACCTCCCCAAAGTCTGCGATCCAGCCAGTGCCTGTATGAATGCAGAAACATGTTCTCTGCATGAGGTGATTACTTAAAACCTGCAATCCCTGATTAAGAGCAAAataattattactttattattatggCTTACATATCTTACTTTTTGTTGTCTCAGTGTGGCCCTGGCTTGAGAAAGGATCCAGGTCATCTTTaggctcctcttcctcctcagagtCTGAGTCTGGTGCCCTGTCAGTGTCCTCAGTTCCAGAACCTGTTGTCCTATCACAGGCTGTACTTGTGTGGCTCTGAGACTGTGACCCACcaaacctgtaaaataaagtatgTTTGGTTGAGCAAAGACACTTAATGTCCAcatatctaaaaatatatatattattaaaaatataatgcTTCAATAAATCATTCCAGATCAGAAAGTTGTAAGCATTTGCAGTTGTGTGCCTACCTGTTACgggattttgtttgtgttgcatagttgatctctttctcctcccagatgtcctcttcatcatcatcaaaggGCTGAATCCTCTCCTTGGCACAGGCCTCAAACACAGCTGTATTTCTCTGCAAAGaataagatgaaaaatgaaatgtgttcagTGTACTTTAATTGTCATATGGGTGAGTCTCAGCTGCTGTCCTTAACAACCAAAGCCAGCCATTACAGTGAAAAAGCTCTGATGATGAGGGCGTTCCAGCAGCTGAGTGGTTCAAGTCCAGCcatggacctttgttgcatctCATACCTCTCCCTCTACTCATGTTTCCCAACTTTCTCTGCACTTTCAGCGACCAAatataggaaaaaaaacaacacaaaggcATCATCAAAAAGCAGACAGACCAAATTAGGGAGATGTTGGTGCTATAATAATGTTTTGAAAACTATACCCTCAAATATACTTTACTATAGACCAGAGGTCACTGATAGGCGGACTGCGGTCCTGATCCGGACCCAAACGCTGTCTTATCTGGACTcggacctgtaactgatgaaacATTGAGGATTGTTCAATCAAATCCCTGCATTTGGACATGCAGAGACActcgactgtcagtgagatactcTCGGAAAAGAGTTAATATGTGTTGAGATGTgatgttataaagttattatatgtgaaattaagtttatggtttatgcttaagttaagtttaaaagtaaagagggatatttttttttcataagttgagtgtaaatactaataaatgccATATTCTagattctactgtatttatttgacagtctacaatctacccactagacacagatgctgatgtaactacttcaagctactgaaaaataacCCAGACGTTATGATGTTCCAGACCTTCAGTGAATTTTTATTGAATACCCCTGCTATAGACCTTGGAGTTGATGGAGGCCGACTAAAAGCTAGAAGGAGagtaaatataatttattcTTGCTCCATGTCTGTGGGATGTGCAAGTAGGCAATTGTGATGTGGTTATATGTAGTGGCTGTGTATCTTGTCAGCCAGTCTTGATGTTTTTTCTGATCCTTAGTGGCCATAACATGCATTAACTCATCTTTAAGAATCCATAAAGACATTTGCAGCCACAAAGAGGTGTGAATGAATCCAAATCAACTCACGCTGTCCTGGCCTGCATCAATGTTGATATTGATCTCTGCAATCCGGTCAAACGTTGCTCTGCAATAATGGTAGGATTCATTTAGTCCGCACACAATaacaattacaattacattggtacactaacacacagagaggaagttAATATACCCGATGCTGTCGTCGTGATCAGTGAATTCCTCATCATTGAAGCCAAACTGATCTACAAAGTTAGCAGTCATCTGCTGGATCTGGTAGTCTGAAAATGCCTAAAACACACATCACAACTTAAATGAGTATATCTGATAACAGAAGGCCTAAATATTTTATGTGTGCTTCTGTATGTGTACCTGCTGTATTGTCAGTTCTTTAGGGAAGGGGCTCTCCATATCATCCTCTGAAGAAGGGCGTGGGTTTCCAGAGCCAACCTGAAGAGAGAAACAACACCACAAATTAAAGAgtgaaagtttgtgtgtgtgcataattaTAAACACCTATTACACaattcagatgtgtgtgtgtgtgtgtgtgtgtgtgtgtgtgtgtgtgtgtgtgtgtgtatgtgattaCCAGATCTATGGTGTTTTTCCTATTGGTCTCTGACAGGGTCTGGTCCACAAAGGTTTCCCAGCGCCCTCTGTAGTCATCTGGCAGTTCTACATCCAAAAACACAAGATCGACAGCATTAAGAAGATAACACTCCAGTTGAGTTTGAATGtcttcttttattatcaaattctaaaatgtagacacacacacctgtgatgaGGCTACTAATCTGGGTGTGGACTGGGCCTTTCTCTAGGTTGTGGACTACTGTGTTGGCAATCCTGGTCAGATGTCCCATGTAGCCTCTTCTCATACCACCTTCTGACCTAAACACAGAGGTACCACACTCAGGGAAACCCTCTGGCTACTGTTTGTTGGCAAAAAACATCACCATGTCATTATCTCAAAGTTCCTTActgtgttttatcattctcCTCCCAAGCCTGTAAAATCCTCTGGACAAGGTGGCAGTGCTGAAACAACTTGTGTGAGACAAAGAAATTAATTATCTTAATTCAGAAAGATCAACAACAGTTATGTCTCTAATAGTGTGTTTGGATCTTAAGCCTCTttcttaaaacacaaacagagacacctACATGGGTCACCATTAAATTGTGTGCAGAGTTTTCAGAGGTGACTGGAGTTTCAGAGGTCTGCGTGTCAGTCAAAGTCTGCTCTTGCAACGCATCCTGAAGAGGCTGGAATTTTTCCTGGGATCCCAAGCCAGGCTGAAGTCTCATTTCATGGGCGCAGGGCCGGAGGATGGCAGCAACACAAAGCTCCACTTGGAGGTGCAGGAAGTTGTTCCATGTGTACTTGAAGAACAAGtcctaaaaaaaagacatacattTTCCAAAGAGACATAACAAGTGtcactttttaattttacaacatTGTATATGACAGCAATAAATGCAGCGTGTTTGCTTATCTCACCAGAAGCAGGTCCATTGTATTGAGTCGGCAGAGTTCCTGTGCTACGACTGCATGGCTAGCAGAGCTGGTATACAGCAGAGAAGCCACCAGTCTGGCTACATGCAGCCGTGTGTTCCCCAACGGTTCCTCCAGCACACCCAGAGTTGTCAGCATAGGACTTCGCTAAATGTGCACAGATTGAGGGCATAGAGGAGTTTTGAGAAACAACAAGCTGGAGGTTTAGCGGGTTCAATTATTGTACAGCAAATATATCTAAATGACAGATAATTAAACAAAACTATTAAAGAAAGTCGTTTCTGCACAGTAAAGATTTGAACATGCTTGATGCTTATATCATGTTTCACTTTCTAGCAACAGACGTTGACCTCATGAGTTTTTGTGTGAGTAagacttttcttcattttcaatGCTTTTTATGTGGCCAGCAATTAGCACCTGAACGACTTATACAAGTGTGTGGGTGATGCGTGATTTACTATTgataaatatcattatatgtTCATGAATAACATGCTTATCAATAAAAGACTTCCAGTTGTCAGCGCTCCCTCACTTCATTCACTCTATACCTCGCGTGACCACAGCTGCTAATAACAGCGTCCTGTAGCTGCTTACTGACGGAGAAACTCTGTCTCCCATTCAGTGTCCGGACCTTTTGTACAGAACAACGAGGTGGAATAAAGTAGTAATATTCCTGTTGCGAACAGACTCTCTGAGAGCAGAGGACAGCAGCGCGACGAGAAGTGACAGGAGACTATTGCAGAGGCTAACgtcagctgctcctctcctctgtctcagagGAGGCGAAACTGAACCCTCCGTGCAGCAGACAGAGAGCCAGTGGAAAGTTGTCACAACTTCACTCAATAatctaacaaaacaaacaaacaaaacgaAGGAAGCGGGAAATGAACGTACATATTTTAGACCTAACTAAATGTAATTTAAGACCTAGTATGCAACTTATGGCTGTATTTAAGACTTTTGTAGGCCTAAAATTgagattattacattttagactttttaagaccCTGCGGAAATCCTGTGCATGCGGCAATTAATTACTGTACTCCAATCAAAGGTCAGTtcagtaattaaaaaaataataataatactgaaaCATCCCTGTGCCTGATATCATTGTTTTTATACCTTAGGTGGCTCCAACAGCAGCTGGTGGAAGTGTACCAGGTGTGGCTGAATGGCCAGCAGAATGCTGCTATTAACAGTGTAACTTCTCTCAAATCCCTGAGCATCCATTACACCATCCACGCTGTtataaacacagaaacacatacaacaaacaCATATCAAAACCAGAAAAGGTCAACTCAGGACTATTTTAGAAAAATGATAGGGACAAGGGATGAAATTTTTTAGTCTATATATACAGATTTTAAATTTGCTTTCAAGTCTCTCACTCACACAGGCCTCCGGATTTCCAATAATGTCAGAAGAACTTGAATTCCATTGGCAATACAGCTCTCAGTCCTCTTTCCTGAGAACATATTCTGCAACAACTGTTCCACACACTCCTGCCTATAGAAACACAGCAGAGTCAGCATCTTTGCATCCAGTGAAGAGagtgtgaacatgtgtgtgtttgtgtgtatgtctgacTTACGATTCCAGCACAGTCAGCAGAGGATCAGGCTGTGACATCTCTTGGAACTGATTGGCCTGGTCTCTGCTCAGACGAATGATGTCACACAAAGTCTGAGATGCATTGGACTGCCtctgtgagagaaaaaaacaccaaaatggACATAGAGTCTTGTAAATTGTCTATTTAAGAGTGTGTGAGTGCTAATGGCAGTGCATTATATCATAGAAAGGAGTTACTCATTATTGTAATACCAAAATGCCCTTCtacctcttcatctctctcagGATGAATGAGCTCTATGAGTCTTTGGGCCAGCTTCTCTTCATTCAACCactgttgagaaaaaaaaacaaattatagcACAAGATATAAGGATGTAATATCTCAAAGTTTAAATTTGAATTCATTTGTCTCATACAGTAAGAGTCTCAAGACGAAGAGGGGGTGGCTCCACACAGCTGATGAGTCGTAGGAGCACATCCATCATGGCCGATGTGTCAATATGCTTCAGAACTAAAGACAGGAATCCCTCCTTTTGTCGCAAGAAACTGATCACCTAAACTCAACAAAGAGCAGAAATACAATGACACAAAGTACAAAACTGAAAGACTCAGACTCAAATGAAGAATTGGACACAAAATCTTGGGGGTCTTGTATTAAAGTGGTGGTTAAAGTCAGGGGAGCGGTGGGGGGTCCACtacaatatttatgaatactCCATCTTGTCTAGAACATGAATATCAAGCCAGCTGTCAAGAGACCAGCAAAAGGCCAACTGACCTTGTCATTAGGGATGGTGTAGGGGTCAGAACCGATTCTTGATTCAATAAATAGAAAGGGGACACTATTTTTAGCCTCTGACTCCAGTGGACTGTGTGCTAAACCATTGTCTCGTGTCCTTTGTCCATTGAAGTGCAATATGTAACATAAATGACAGTTAAGCTAACTGGTCTTGATGAAGGTCACTGTCTGACCAACAGAGAAACGCAGATAAAAGTGAGTGAGAGTACACAGCTTTTTAATTTAGAAAAGTTCATTGCTTTGATTTGGAAGcatctctgtgttttctgcCTGTATGAGaacaatcaaatgaaaatgtaatttactgACAAACATCACcgagttattttcttcattgGTTGAATCTTCTGTAAAGTGCTGCAGTGTCTTGTTCATTGCTCTGCTTCCCTAATGCTAGTCTCTGCAAGTATTCACAAAGCTTATGCAAAGCTAATTATTAAGTTAATAAATCTAAAATGCGCCCCAAAAAATGCAAACCATTTTTGATGTACTATAAGATAACATGtacatgcatgtatgtgcatGCTGTACTCCATCTGGGGGCTGTAGTGCCTTCACTGTAGAGTTCTGCCTTTTTTGTTCCATCAACATAACATTAATAATCAACATTTGAATAGAAATTGATTGTTGACATGTGAATTGACCCATAACCATAGAAGATAAGAATCACAACTCCTGTGTGCATCAATGTGCCTACTTGTCTAAGTGCCTGCTTCCAACAAAGTAAACTTCAGCCATATGTACTGCTTTAAGTGTAAATGCAACATCCGTATGTTGggattttatgaaaaaataaaacagctatTCTGGttcaaaataaacagtaaacacTGTTTCCACTATCATGCACTAATCACTCATCAGACTTTGTGAATTAAATCACAAAAATATCaacattgaaaaaataaaaagctgtcaTCTTCTCCTTCTTATTAAGCTCTGTgggtgtgtaagtgtgtgtgttacctgatcAGTCTTCCGAGTGATGAGGTTCCCAATTGTCTTGCTGAAGAAAGATGCCAGGAGGGGGTTAAGTGCGGATGGTTGCTCCAGGAAGGAATACAGACTTTCCAGCAGAGGCTCCTCATTACCCAGCTTATCATTGATCACTCCCACATCACATGTCAACAGCTCACATGCTATATTTGGATACCTGTAATAAATGACGAGAACACACCTGGCAATGAAACAAGATCAGTATCTTATTTTCTACTTTAGTGTACTTGGTATCCTTATAGGACGGTGCTGATTTTCACAGGCTGACTGTCCAACTAGTATTTAAGTAGTCATTTAAACATTGTAAATACAGTATCGATTGTTTGGTTAAGTTGTTGTATCCAGAACAATAATGAACCTTAACTAAACTTAAGCTCTCAGTTGAAAGTACAAAATGACGGGTAGTTGACATGATGTAATGCAGCACTAGCAAATTTCAATTTTTCTAGATACAGTATACTACATCAGCATATTCTACACAGCACCACCTACTTAAAGCGCTTGGCGTCCTCTATACCAGCAGGGGGCTCTGTAGTAATCATGTGGACCAGCTCCTTCATGCACTGGTCCTGGCACAAGAACAGGAGAAGTCTACAAAAGCATGATGAAGTGAAAAGAGGCACCGGTTACAAGCATGATACCAGGAATGACTGAAAAAAGacatgtaagaaaaaaaaagaaaagatgatcaTACTATCAATTTGCTGCTAAAATACACAAACCTCCTATTCTGGGCTTTGCACTCCTGCAGCACGTCTTCCTCATCCATGAGCTCTGCAAGCGTGACATCCTCCTTGTCCAGCAACGCTTCCAGGTGAGACGATGTGTGTAAGTCAAACTTCCAAAACATGGCTGACGTCACCGGCACATACACTTAGCTGTTGAGAGGATGTGGCATAGTGATCAGTATCATGACTGTGTAGCATGCATGCACCAGTTAATAAATGACACTGAATAATCATAACaatgtttaattcatttttaaatacgACACAGTGTACAAATGCATGTTCTTACATTT
Coding sequences within it:
- the ppp6r2b gene encoding serine/threonine-protein phosphatase 6 regulatory subunit 2 isoform X1 → MFWKFDLHTSSHLEALLDKEDVTLAELMDEEDVLQECKAQNRRLLLFLCQDQCMKELVHMITTEPPAGIEDAKRFKYPNIACELLTCDVGVINDKLGNEEPLLESLYSFLEQPSALNPLLASFFSKTIGNLITRKTDQVISFLRQKEGFLSLVLKHIDTSAMMDVLLRLISCVEPPPLRLETLTWLNEEKLAQRLIELIHPERDEERQSNASQTLCDIIRLSRDQANQFQEMSQPDPLLTVLESQECVEQLLQNMFSGKRTESCIANGIQVLLTLLEIRRPVVDGVMDAQGFERSYTVNSSILLAIQPHLVHFHQLLLEPPKRSPMLTTLGVLEEPLGNTRLHVARLVASLLYTSSASHAVVAQELCRLNTMDLLLDLFFKYTWNNFLHLQVELCVAAILRPCAHEMRLQPGLGSQEKFQPLQDALQEQTLTDTQTSETPVTSENSAHNLMVTHLFQHCHLVQRILQAWEENDKTQSEGGMRRGYMGHLTRIANTVVHNLEKGPVHTQISSLITELPDDYRGRWETFVDQTLSETNRKNTIDLVGSGNPRPSSEDDMESPFPKELTIQQAFSDYQIQQMTANFVDQFGFNDEEFTDHDDSIGATFDRIAEININIDAGQDSRNTAVFEACAKERIQPFDDDEEDIWEEKEINYATQTKSRNRFGGSQSQSHTSTACDRTTGSGTEDTDRAPDSDSEEEEEPKDDLDPFSSQGHTETTKSKICTGWIADFGEVNSKAPAAGVGFAAWDTSFSQPAATEAEEKGWAKFTDFQPFCCSETGPRCSSPVDSELSGSDSTKPNQNPCVWSVCVARKAPLVASDSSSSSSSDSDEEESKTESASTETITTETITTGAGKETIRLTVDAKNERAVFTSEADKVPVEGLSVKDKGKGNEKDSEKGKKHGDFPSPSTASPTNQSAAVTQETQPSANGPA
- the ppp6r2b gene encoding serine/threonine-protein phosphatase 6 regulatory subunit 2 isoform X2; protein product: MFWKFDLHTSSHLEALLDKEDVTLAELMDEEDVLQECKAQNRRLLLFLCQDQCMKELVHMITTEPPAGIEDAKRFKYPNIACELLTCDVGVINDKLGNEEPLLESLYSFLEQPSALNPLLASFFSKTIGNLITRKTDQVISFLRQKEGFLSLVLKHIDTSAMMDVLLRLISCVEPPPLRLETLTWLNEEKLAQRLIELIHPERDEERQSNASQTLCDIIRLSRDQANQFQEMSQPDPLLTVLESQECVEQLLQNMFSGKRTESCIANGIQVLLTLLEIRRPVVDGVMDAQGFERSYTVNSSILLAIQPHLVHFHQLLLEPPKRSPMLTTLGVLEEPLGNTRLHVARLVASLLYTSSASHAVVAQELCRLNTMDLLLDLFFKYTWNNFLHLQVELCVAAILRPCAHEMRLQPGLGSQEKFQPLQDALQEQTLTDTQTSETPVTSENSAHNLMVTHLFQHCHLVQRILQAWEENDKTQSEGGMRRGYMGHLTRIANTVVHNLEKGPVHTQISSLITELPDDYRGRWETFVDQTLSETNRKNTIDLVGSGNPRPSSEDDMESPFPKELTIQQAFSDYQIQQMTANFVDQFGFNDEEFTDHDDSIGATFDRIAEININIDAGQDSRNTAVFEACAKERIQPFDDDEEDIWEEKEINYATQTKSRNRFGGSQSQSHTSTACDRTTGSGTEDTDRAPDSDSEEEEEPKDDLDPFSSQGHTETTKSTGWIADFGEVNSKAPAAGVGFAAWDTSFSQPAATEAEEKGWAKFTDFQPFCCSETGPRCSSPVDSELSGSDSTKPNQNPCVWSVCVARKAPLVASDSSSSSSSDSDEEESKTESASTETITTETITTGAGKETIRLTVDAKNERAVFTSEADKVPVEGLSVKDKGKGNEKDSEKGKKHGDFPSPSTASPTNQSAAVTQETQPSANGPA